ACGGCGAGCAGCGCCCCCACGGCCGGGGCGAGCCCCACCGCCGCGGCGGGAGGGGCCTGATGGCGGTGATCGCGGTGGCCGGCGGCCCGGGCGCGCCCGGCGCGACCACGACCGCGCTGGCGCTGCTGCTGGCCTGGCCGCTGCCGCCCGGGCGCCGGATCGTGCTGGTCGAGGCCGACCCGGACGGCGGCGCGGTGCTCGCGGGCGCCCTGGAGGGCCGGGTCGAGGCGGTGTACGGGCTGCGCAACCTGGCGATCGCCGACCGCCGCGGACTGCTCGCCCAGACGCTCTGGGAGCAGCTGATCGACCTCTCGCCGGAGGGCACCGCGCAGCGGCTCCTGCTGCCCGGGCTGACCGACCCCGCCCAGGCGCCCGGCCTCGCCTACACCTGGGAGCCGCTCGCCGAGGTGCTGCACGGGCTCGAACAGCAGGGCTACGACGTCATCGTGGACCTCGGCCGCTCCGGCGCCACCGGCCCGAGCGCCGTGCTGGCCCGCCGGGCGGACGTGGTCGCCGTGACCGTGCGGACCACGCTGCGCGGGCTGAGCTCGGCGCGGCCCCGGCTGTCCGCGCTCGCCGAGGACCTGGCGGCGGCCGGCACCGGGGCGGACGCGCTCGGGCTGCTGCTGGTCGCCGAGGGGCCATACTCGGCGGCGGAGGTGTCGCGCGAGTTCGGCCTGCCAGTGCTCGGGCTGCTGCCGCACGCCGTGCGCACCGCGCGGGTGCTCTCCGACGGCGGGGACGTCACCGACCGGCGGTTCATCCGCTCGGAGCTGATGCGGACGGCGCGCACGGCGGCGGACGAGGTGCAGTTGGCGGTGCGCCGGCGGCGGCAGCGGCTTGCGCCGTCCGCCGCGCCGGTACAGCCGGTACCGGGGCGGATCGCGCCGCCGGTTCCGTCACCGTCACCGATTCCGTCACCGATTCCGGCGCCGGTGCCGCCGTCCATGGCCTCACCGGCGGCAACGCCGATGACGTCACCCGTGCCGTCGCCGTCAGGGCCCGAGGGGGAACCGCTGTCGTACGCACCGCCGCAGCCGGTCCCGCCGGTGATCGTCACCGGCCCGGTGGCGCCGCTCGCCGGGCTGGCTCCGCACCCGGCCGCACCCGCTCCGTTCCCGGGCCCCGTCCAACCGCACCAGCAGGTCCCGTACCCGCAGCAGGTCCAGTACCCGCACGAGGGCCCGTATCCGGAGCAGCACCCGAACCAAGCCGCCGACGACCAGGGCGGGGCTCCGGTGAACGGGCGGCCCTACGGCTCCGGGGAGGTGCTCCGTGCGCGGTAGCCCCCTGCACCAGCGCCCGTCGGCCGACCCGGCCGCGCTCCCGTGGTCGGCGCCGCTGCTCCAACCGGGCCCGGTCCGCCCGCAGGCCGTGTCCGACGGCCGGCCGGCCGCGCCCCAGCCGACGGCGTACACCGCGCCGACACCCACCGCGCCCACGCCCACCGCCGTCCCGTCCCAGCTGCCGTCGCTCGACCTGCGCGGCGCCGCCACCCGGCCGGCCGTCGACCCGCAGGTGGCCCGCGAGCTCAAGCGCCAGGTCGCGGCCGAACTGCACCAGCAGATCACGCGGTTGACCGCCGGCTCCGGCGCCGAGCCGGACCGCGCCACCCGCCGCCAGCGCGGCCGGGCGCTGATCGAGGAGGCCGTCGCCCGCTGGTCCGACGCCTACGCGCAGACCCACGGCATCCCGCCCACCCGGGAGCAGGACCGCGCGCTCGCCGAGGCCGTCTTCGACCTGCTGTTCCGGGCCGGGCGGCTCCAGCCCTACCTGGACGACCCCGAGATCGAGAACATCCTGATCAACGGCTGCGACGACGTCTGGGTCTCCCGGGTGCACCAACCGCTGCGCCAGGTCCCGCCGGTGGCCGACAGCGACGCCGAACTCGTCGAGCTGCTCCAGGACCTGGCCCGCCAGCACGGCGGCGGCGAGCGCAGCCTCTCCACCGCCAGCCCGACCCTCGCCCTGCGCCTGGAGGGCGGCATGCGCCTCCAGGCGCTCACCGAGGTGACCCCCCGCCCGTACGTGGCGATCCGGCGCCACCGGGTGGCCTCCGCGACGCTGCCCGAGATGGTCCAACTCGGCACCCTGGACGGCACCCTGGCCGCCTTCCTGGCCGCGGCGATCCGGGCCCGGAAGAACGTGATGATCACCGGCACCCAGGGCGTCGGCAAGACCAGCCTGCTGCGCGCGATGGCCGCCGAGATCCCGCCGGACGAGCGGATCGGTACCCTGGAATCGGAGTTCGAGCTCTGGCTGCACACCCTCGGCCACCTGCGCCAGGTCGTCCCGATGGAGGCCCGCGAGGGCAACGGCGAGCGCGTCGAGGGCCGCCTGGCGGGCGAGTTGACGATCGGCGACCTCATCCCGGCCGCCCTGCGGATGACGCTCTCGCGGATCATCGTCGGCGAGGTCCGCTCCGGCGAGGTCGTCCCGATGCTGCGCGTCATGACCAACGGTGAGGGCGGCTCGATGTGCACCCTGCACGCGCGCGGGCCGCACATGGTCGTCGACCGCATCGCCGAACTCTGCCTGGAGTACGGCTCGCACATGACCGACGCCCTCGCCTACCGGCTCACCGCCAATGCCCTGGACCTGATCGTGCACGTCGCCATGGTCGACGAGACGGCCGTCGGCGGGCGCCGGCACCGCTTCGTCTCGCACGTCCTGGAGGTCACCGGCCTCGGCGAGAGCGGGCGGCCCGCGCTGAACACCGTGTTCGGCCCGCGCCCGGAGCTCGGCGAGCCGCGGGCCGTCCCGCACACCCCGCCGCAGTGTCTGGACGACCTGCGCCGTGCCGGCTTCGACGCCTCGCTGCTCGGCTCCCGGTACGGGAGTTGGGCCGCCCCGCTCCAGCTGCGGATCGGCGGTGGCACCCGATGATGCTGCTCTTCGTGCTGTGCGGGCTGCTGGTCGCGGCCGGGCTGGTCGCGCTGGTGGCCTGGGCCCGCGGCAGTGAGCAGGCGGACGACCAGGACGGAGGGGACGGCGAGGAGCGGGACAACCCACTGGCCGGCCGCGCCCACGTGCTCTGGTACGGCGCACCCGGTACCGCCCCCGCCCGGATGGTGCGGCTGCGCCGGATCCAGCTGCCGCTCGCGCTCCTCGGCGGGCCGCTGGCCTGGTTGTTCACCGGCGTGCCGCTGACCGCCCTCCTGGCGGCACTGGCCGTGTTCGGCCTGCCCTGGCTGTTCGACACCACCCGCTCGGACACCCACCGGATCGAACGCCTGGAGGCGCTCTCCGAGTGGACCCAGCGCATCGCCGACGTGCTGCTGCTCGGCGTCGGCCTCAACCAGGCGATCGTCACCAGCCGCCGCACCGCCCCCGCGGCCCTGGAGGACGAGATCGGCGAGCTCGCCGCCCGGCTGCAGGCCCGCTGGCGGCCCGAGGAGGCGCTGCGCGCCTTCGCCGACAGCCTCGCCGACGCCACCGCCGACAAGGTGCTGGCCGCGCTCGTCCTGCGCGCTGGCGACAGCGGCCCAGGCCTCGCCCGCGCGCTCGCCGACATGGCCGACTCGGTGCGCGAGGAGGTCCGCCAGCGCCGCGCCATCGAGGCCGACCGCGCCAAGCACCGCACCACCATCCGCTGGCTGGTCGGCATCATCACGCTGGTCGTCACCATCGGCGCGTTCAACACCGACTACACCCGGCCCTACAGCACGCTGGTCGGGCAGATCGTGCTCGCCGTCGTGGCCGCGCTGTTCGTGGCGATCATCGCCTGGATGCGCGCGCTCGCCGCCCACCCGCCGGTGCCCCGGCTGCTGGTGGCCGACCGGCGCAGCCGTACCGGCCGC
The nucleotide sequence above comes from Streptomyces kaniharaensis. Encoded proteins:
- a CDS encoding CpaF family protein gives rise to the protein MRGSPLHQRPSADPAALPWSAPLLQPGPVRPQAVSDGRPAAPQPTAYTAPTPTAPTPTAVPSQLPSLDLRGAATRPAVDPQVARELKRQVAAELHQQITRLTAGSGAEPDRATRRQRGRALIEEAVARWSDAYAQTHGIPPTREQDRALAEAVFDLLFRAGRLQPYLDDPEIENILINGCDDVWVSRVHQPLRQVPPVADSDAELVELLQDLARQHGGGERSLSTASPTLALRLEGGMRLQALTEVTPRPYVAIRRHRVASATLPEMVQLGTLDGTLAAFLAAAIRARKNVMITGTQGVGKTSLLRAMAAEIPPDERIGTLESEFELWLHTLGHLRQVVPMEAREGNGERVEGRLAGELTIGDLIPAALRMTLSRIIVGEVRSGEVVPMLRVMTNGEGGSMCTLHARGPHMVVDRIAELCLEYGSHMTDALAYRLTANALDLIVHVAMVDETAVGGRRHRFVSHVLEVTGLGESGRPALNTVFGPRPELGEPRAVPHTPPQCLDDLRRAGFDASLLGSRYGSWAAPLQLRIGGGTR
- a CDS encoding type II secretion system F family protein, whose product is MMLLFVLCGLLVAAGLVALVAWARGSEQADDQDGGDGEERDNPLAGRAHVLWYGAPGTAPARMVRLRRIQLPLALLGGPLAWLFTGVPLTALLAALAVFGLPWLFDTTRSDTHRIERLEALSEWTQRIADVLLLGVGLNQAIVTSRRTAPAALEDEIGELAARLQARWRPEEALRAFADSLADATADKVLAALVLRAGDSGPGLARALADMADSVREEVRQRRAIEADRAKHRTTIRWLVGIITLVVTIGAFNTDYTRPYSTLVGQIVLAVVAALFVAIIAWMRALAAHPPVPRLLVADRRSRTGRHRPARDEAADGPSELLREAR